TGAGGTAGAAAACCGTGAAAAGCTCCGGAAATTCCTAAATATAAACAACCCATTAACATTAAAACAAATCAGAGAGGTTTATTCACGAAAAAATGAACAAAAATACCTAGAATTAGCATTAAAAACACTTAACAAACTAGAATTTAAAAAAATACGAGGTCTTAAAACTATTTTACTCGATTCAACCGCGATAATCATTGATTTGAAGTTTAATGGAAAGTATATTTCAAAGCAAACATGCCTTGATAAAGACTACAAAAGAGGCTTTTCTACCTCTAAAGGCCATTATGCAGGCTTTCAGATGACAATAGCAGTAGAACACGAAACATTAAGACCCCTAGCAATACTAATCTATCCAGGTTCACCAAACGACGCAAAAATATTTGACAAAATTATGTATGAACTGAAAAGAAGAAGATTACTCAGAAAAGGACAATTAGTAATTGCAGATAAAGGATTTTATAGTGCCTGCAATTACTTAACCGGAATAAACAAATACAAAATCGTTCCGTTAGTATTTCCAAGGAAAAAACCAACATTAGAAGTGTTAAAAGACAAAATAATCAATCCGTTAGATTATTTTAACTATGAAAATAAATCCGGAACAATATATCAGGAATTACGAAACCGATTATTCGAATTACTTCCTAAATGGGAAGATTCACGCCGAACAAGATGGAAAATCGAGAAAGTATTCGAATTCCTAAAAGAAAATTTAGGCTTAGGACATATACACGCATATACCAAACGATCCGTCTATAAAAAAGCATATCTAAATGTACTTTTACTAGGAATACTAATATCCAATGGCCAAAACGAAATCAAAGAAATTTACACCATGCAAAATTTCACTTAAAACAGACACCCTGATATCCATTTTAAAATTTAAAAAATTTAAGTAATCTACCATTACATTAAATTTTGCTCTTTTTCAGTTTTTTTTTATTCTATGCTTATTCTAAATTTCTCTACTTTATTATTGATTTTAAGAGAGCCATTCTAACTGGTACTCCGTAAAAGGCTTGTTGGAAGTATCTTCCGTAGGGCGTGTTATCCAAATCGTGTGAAATTTCATCCACGCGAGGTAGGGGGTGCATAACTATGGCTTCGCTCCCCTTAAGGATTTTTGAGTCAATGGTGTAGGCTCCTTTAATTTTTAAGTATTCCTGGGGGTCTGGAAACCTTTCTTTCTGGATTCTGGTAACATACAACACATCAGCATAGTTTAAAACATCCCTAATATCTTCAGTTTCCTGCACACTTACCCCTGCTGCCGCCAGATCGTGTAGCACTTCCCTGGGCATTTTAAGTTCTGGTGGTGATACAAAACTCATTTTAGCCCCGAACATGGCTAGTGCATAAGAAAGGGAGTGTACGGTTCTACCGTATTTAAGATCACCCACCAGTGCCACGTGTAATTCTTCAATATCACCAAGGATGCGTTTCATAGTGTACAAATCTAGGAGGGTTTGGGTGGGATGTTGTCCTGCACCGTCCCCAGCGTTAATCACTGGGACGTCTACCATCTCTGCAACATACCGGGCAGTGCCTTCCATATTATGGCGAATCACAAGGGCATCAGTGTACTCCCCAACTATACGCACGGTGTCGGTTAAATTCTCGCCCTTGGTAACCGAACTGGTTCCTGCTTCTGCAAAACCAACTGTACTTCCCCCTAAACGTTTGATGGCTGTTTCAAATGAGAGCCGAGTGCGGGTTGATGCTTCGTAAAACAACATTCCCAGAATCGATCCTGATAATGCATTGGATTTTTCCTTTGATCGGGCAATGGGTTCCATTTCCTCGGCTAATTTGAGGATATATTCAATGTCTCTTTTACTAAAATCTTTAATTGAAATTATATTTTTCAAATTGAAACCCATCTTCTCCACCATAACCCTTGTTTATGCGTGATTATCCACTACAAAACCTCATATCCAACTCTAATTATGCTGATTATCTTTAATATTATTTATTTTTAATAGGCCAAATATTTAATTTTTAATGGTTCATTTACCTTGGAATAAATCAAAACAACTTATTTCAAATATTTCAGTTATTAAACTATATTTTGGTAAAGATACGGTGTGTTTCGAACTTTTTAGTTAAATTTTTCTCCCAAATGTTAAATAACCGGTATGTCCAGTCATCCTGGTTTTAGGGCGCACACCTTTATCTTTAACTTCTATCTCACGAACCAAACATTCTAAACTCTTTAAATTGGAGAAACTGCGCTTTTTAAGTATTCTGTTTAGTAGTTTAACCTGGTCTATGTAGGGAGTGTAGGCTGCCAAGTATCCTCCGGATTTAAGGGCGTCACGGGCATGTTCAACCACTTCCCATGGTTTGGGCAGATCCAGGAATACCAGATCCACATCCTCTTCATCAATCCCTTCCACCACATCCTGACATTTAAGGGTTACATTTTCCAATCCAAAGCCTTTAACATTTTTTTCAGCTATCTGTGAGAAATCTTCTCTTAATTCATAGGAGTAAACATGACCAGTTTCTCCAACTACGTTTGCCATGAATATAGTGGCTGCACCCGCTCCGGTACCGGCCTCCACCACTCGCTGTCCATATCCCAGCCCAGTATAAGCTGTCATCACACCCAAGTCTTTGGGGAGGATAATGGAACATCTGCGGTCCATAAGTTCAATGTAATCGTTGATGTTGGCTTTTAATACACGGAATTCACGCCCTAAGTGTGTTTTTAAAACATCCCCTGGATTACTACTACCTATTTCTTCTTTTTTAATGTAACCATGGTCAGTGTGCAAGTCATCAGTGCCAATCAGAAATTTCTTTCCCTTTTCATTCACTAAAATCTTCATCTATCCTCATTCTCCATTTGGCTTAATTAATTCTAAGTTCCCTTATTTCCAACATTTTAACCGTTAATTTAGAATTTTTGATTATTTTTTCGTATTTTCAAGTTTGTATTCATTCTCTGGTTTATTTTTACCATTTATGATAGGTTTATCTTCTGTTAATTGTTCAGGGGAATATTTGGATGTATCTGAATATTTGGATTCAATAATTTCCCGAATATTTCGAGCTTTTATCCGACCAATACCGCTAACTCTTATTAAATCATCAGTTGTGGCATTGAAAACTCCTTCCACACTTTCAAACTCTTTCAAAAGTCTCCGGGCATTCACTGGCCCCACGTTGGGTAGTGATTCCACAATGAAAAGTTGTTGTTCCTGGAGTGTTAATGGTTTTCTCTCTGTCTGGATCTGCACTTCCTTGGAACCTCTATCCAATTCCCGGATTGCTAGTCTGTGAATCATGGCTGCAGTATCCTCAGGGTTACGGGTGGGGATGATGGGTATGTTAAAATCAACTGCCAGACTGGCCAGTGCTCCTCGAATGGCATTGGGGTGTAATCCACTGCTGTAGAGATCCTGCCCTTCCAGAATGATCACCGGCTTGGAGAAGTTCTCCACCAGTTCCTGAGCCTGTTTATATAACCTTTTATCAATCAATGAGCTAACAAAATCCTTGGTACTTTTTCTCTCCACAACCACATCTGAACTTATCTGATAATCACCAACCAGAAGACTGGAAGGCTCCACACTCACTTCCAGATTACTCAATTCTCTAGTAACCCCAGACATGGCCTCCCGGTGGTCCACATATACCACTAATTTATTATCTTTCCCTTCGTCTTGCGAATCAGCGTTATTGGTATTTTTCCTATCCAGAACTTTAACATCCTCATCATTTGCAATCAAAGGTTTTTCTGGCTGAGTGAAGCCATTAGCCAGTTGTTTTTTCATTTTCCTTTCTCGGTGCATGCTGGAATAATAAAATGACTCATCCCTAGTGTTTTTAGTGATTAAAACAATCATGCGTCCTTTATTAGCTCTCCCAGTACGCCCACGCCTCTGGATCATTCTTATCTCTGAGGGCACTGGTTCATAAAGTACCACCAGATCCACGCTAGGTATGTCAATACCTTCCTCTGCCACACTAGTGGAAACCAGCACTTGGTAGGTTTTCATCCTGAAGGCCTTTATGATCTCCGTCTGCTCTTTCTGGGTGAGACCTTTTTCTTTCTCCCGGCTGGCCTGTCCAAAGAATTTAACCGCATTTATACCCTCTTTCTGGCACCGGTCATGGATCTGGTTCACTGTATCCCGGTACTGGCTGAAGACAATAACTTGCTGTTTATCCTCACGAGCTTCTTTGAGTATTTCAATGAGTTTTCCCATTTTCGGATGTTCTAAATTATTCTGGTGCGCCTGTCTGGTGAGGTTTACCGCGGCTTTAAAGTTTTCATCCTTTAATAATCCCTGTGCAGCTCTGGTTTTTTTCTGACGCATTCTCTGGAAATAGGAGTATAAGTTACTCATGCCCTGGGTTTCCAGAAGCTCAAGGGAGTGCATAACACTGAAAACCGCGGTTAACATGGATATTGCCAGTAAACATTCCCGGGGTGGGGTGGCACTTCTGGACATCCGGTTCTGAACTTTTCCACGGGCCCTTAATATATCCTTTTTGCTGACCTGCTGGATTGACCTGAGTACTCCCAATTTTTTCAAACCCTTCAGACGGTTTTTGAGCACCACATCCAGATGGTTTTTAATGGCCAGTTGTTCCTTTTTCAAGTCTACCTTAATCCATTCAACTTCAATGGGGTTAAAATAGGGTTTAACATCGGTGTCATCTTCATTCTTCACCACCACCTCTTTGATAAAAAGGTTTTCACATACTTGGTTTATTTTTTCTTCATCACCACCAGGAGATGCAGTTAATCCCAGTATCAACCTGTTTTTAGCCTGTTTAGTGTAACGTTGTGCCAGGAAGACGTAGGAATAGGATCCAGTTCCCCGGTGACATTCATCAAAGATCAGTAGCGAAACGTTTTCTAAGGAGTACCTACCGGCAATAATATCTGATTCAATAGTTTGAGGTGTGGCACATATTATCTGAGACTCTTCCCATCTTTTAATCCGTTCTTCCACCTTCACCGCACCGGTAAGGCTGTTGGTGGTTGATTTTAAAAACTCACGGAAACTTTCCTCGTGCTGTACTACCAGGGGTTTGGTAGGTGCTAAAAGTAGAATTTTACTATCTGGATATTTTCTAAGACGGTCTGCAGATACCAGAGCAGCCACTATGGTTTTTCCTAGAGCTGTAGGGGCCACTATCATAGTATTTCCCTTTTTAAGAACGTTGGCTGCAAGTATTTGTTGGTAAAGACGTGCTTCAATTTTTGCCGGTTCGATTAAAGGGTGTTGTATCCACCTTACTGTTTTTGTTGAAGGGCGGGTCTCTTTTTGATGTTTATTTCCAACCATTTTTAATATCCTGAATTAGGTTTGTTAGAGTGACATATCTTGAACTAATACTATGTTTGCAATCTATAAAACTATTACAAAAAAAATCAATTCAAACAGCAGAATATACATATGAGTATTTCTTATATTCACATTCTCGTGATTTTTATTATCAAACCACTATGTGTTAATTCGTTTTCAAATGAGGAATAAATTAATAGTTAGTAAAAAATTACTTCTTATTAATTCTAAATATTTGGTGTGGTTTAGTCACCTTCCTGATGCTGGAAACGGTCAGAAGGTTGTCAGAATCAAGGTTAGGAGTTCCCCCTACCAACCCTCTATCTTTTTGACTTCTTCCAATATTTCAATACACTCTGTTATTTCCTTAGTAGGTTCTAACCCTTCTAGTATGCCTATAACTTGGTTAATTCTGGCTATACTTCCAATATTCATATTTTTATCTTTCTTTAGTTCTATATTGTCAAAACCCTTTAGTTTCACCATTTTATCCCCTCTTCTTCAGTGATTAACTGGCTTCCATTATTCGATTAATATTTTTTTAATGAATTATAACCATTAATTTCTTCTTTATCCTTCTAAAATTCATGTATTTACCAAGTTATATTATTTTTGTATGGTGTTAAAAATTCAATAAGGTATGGTTCTACTTTTAATATCCCTTTTACTTCATTTTCTCCATGGTAATGGGTATTTATAAAGTGAATTTCCTTCATTGTGTACTAGTAGAAACTTATCCCCTAACGGTTATTGTATATTCCAATTTACATTTCCAATTTACATTATCATAGTCTGTGGTAGTTATCTTAACGGATATTTACTTGCCTCTTGTTTTTCTTTTACCTGCGATCTTGTTACCATTTCCGGTGCTGTTTAATATGCTTCCAAGATGGGGTGTGTTTTTTTATCCTTTTTGTAAAAACTAATCCAGATTTTTATACATTTGCTTAAAAATAAATTTGTAATGTAATGTACCGTCATATAATCAACTTAAATTATATTATTAATGAATAAATTAATATTACTAATGATTGGTAGTAGTGATTCAGATGGTTGGTGAATACAATAACCGGGAACAAGATTTGAAAACAATTTACCAGGAATTTATAAATGAATTTAACCATATTTATGGGGTTATGGGCATTTTAAAGCAATTTATTTATTTATGGGATGAAAATATTTGGGAATCATTATTTAATGTCTATGTTAAATGGAAAAATCCTTTTAATATACCGGATCCTCCTTTAACTATCCCTGTAAGTCTGTTGTTGGCACAAGCCATTAGAAATGGAATACAACCTAGAGAATTAATTGATGATTATCAAGATTCCAATGTATACTTGGTGGATTACGAAACATTCCATAATCTGCACATTTTCCTGGAGAAATTATATTCATTACATCTGGGCCGGGAACTGGTGGAAGATGATTTATGGGCTTTACACAAAAGTGACCTGCCAGAACGGGTTCTGGGAGGATTGGAAGTATTTGATATTTTCAAGGGTAATTTATTTTTAGGGGATGACTTTTTTCAACAGATTAAAAGTGTTATCTGGGATGAAGAGGCCTTGATTTTTTGTAAAAAATTACAAAATCTTTTAATTACATTCCTATTTGAAAACAAAAACGGAAATGAGACTATATTCAGTCAGGAACTGGAAAAAGTAGTAGTGCTACTGGCACACTGCAGTGCAGTATCCAGTGACAGCCAATATATTATTATTGGGAATGTTGTAAGGGCGTATAACGCTTTATTCAAAATCATAAACACAGATATAACTCATTTGGTTAATAAAAAATATTATACTGGTTTTTTAATCTGTAAAGATTGTAATGAATTTTATCCACTGCTGGAAAATGAATCACCACATGATTTTTCCCATTGCAGTTGTGGTGGTGGACTGGAATATCTAAGTTCAGAGAATTCAAATAATTCAAATAATAATCAAATTTTTAAAGGCGATTAATAAGTTAATAGTTAAAACAAGGGAATTTAAAATAGTCTGAGTGGTGGTACTTACACCATGTTTGCACCCTCACTTACCATACGTGTATTATTTTTTTATGGCTATGAGATTCTCCCATTCATCAAAAACCACATCTAATCCACACATACTTGGAACATAGTTAGCTGCTTTTGCAGAATCCACCCCTATGACTTTAAATCCCATATATTCTATGGGAGCCACTACCATACAAGTGTCACAGACCACATGACCACCAGCCTCTTCTATGATCCTGGTGTAGCCCATTCTATCGGATGCTGCTTTAACGGAGATAGATGTGCACACCCATAACTGGTTGGCCAATTTTTTCCCATCCAATTTGAGGGCAACTTCCTTTATCTCCTCTAATGATGCATGAGGACATCCCAAGCAAACCAGATCTGGTTTTTGAGAGGTTGAAAGTTTTCCCCGAGTATCATCCACATCTTCCCGGGTCACAGTTAACTTCTCCAGATTCTTGGTGTAGGGCATTGCCTCCGGGGATTCCGGGGTGGTGTTTTCCATATGGAAAAGAGCCACTGCTCCAGAAGAGGCCAGTGCTGCTCCCAGAGCTTTTAACTGGTTAACTTGTGGTTTTTTTTGCTGTTCATCCACTAATTTGAAGTAAGGGATGCCGTTTCCCACAGCTTTACCCACCAGATATCCCAGGGCACCGTAATCTGCACCGTTAAGTGAAGTTTCAACTTCAACCAGTAGATGGGGAACCCTGCCCTCATCTAAATGGTAGCCATAGTTCGGTGTTCTTCCACAGATGGCGGCGGATAATGCTCCAGGACCACCTTCACGATTTGTACGTGCGCCAAGAACTGAATTACCGTAACAAACAGCTGATGACTCTGACCAGGCAATATGGCTGCCCAGTGGGGGTACATTACCAACCAGGTAGGGAGTGCAGGTACAGGTGGTGCTGATTCCCATTTTGCGATAGGCTTCCACAATGAGTAACTGTTTTTTGGTGAATTCAGCAGGAAACCCGAGTTCCTTCCACTGGTCAAGATCCACACCTGCCGGGTTGAGGGTGCTGGGCACCACTACCTGGGCACCTTCACCAGCCAAGTCTTCCAGGTACTCTAAACCCACGTCCCCAACGGTTTTATAGGAAACTCCAGATATCTGGGCAGACACAATCTCCACCATACCATCTGCTCCGTAGATATCTCCAAGAGCAACCAGTATCTCCATAGATTTCTCCACAGCAGGGCCATACTCGCCTGAATACATTTTTTCTTCTTCTCGGGTAAGATACATAGAAAATGCCTCGGTTATTCACGAATTCACATGTAATCAAATTAAGTAAATACTTCAAGGATTGATTTAATTGATTAGGGGATTGATCCAAGGGTTAGAATACCAATTGCCAAATCCTGATTTTAGATAAACTATCCATGAAATTAATCCTTAATTATTATAATTCAACAGATATTAAATTCCACTATTTCCCTGGTTTAACTAACCTGGGTGCTGACAATATCATTTACCAGGTTTTTGAAGTTTTCAAGTTCCTTGTAGGGTACCACTGCACCTGCAGCGATATTATGCCCACCACCTGCACCATTAAAACTTTTTGATGCCTGTTCAAGTGCAAAACCCAGATTAACTCCTTTCTGAGTCATTTCCAGGGTGGTTCGCCCGGAAATTTTAACCAGATTGTGCATACGGGACAGAGTGATCACTGGCTTCT
This DNA window, taken from Methanobacterium subterraneum, encodes the following:
- a CDS encoding transposase produces the protein MNIPLNPDSKDPIWTLFGKVIKLIDSRSFQQELARNKLQSIERYQTMLKIILLASYFNLEVSHVHSEVENREKLRKFLNINNPLTLKQIREVYSRKNEQKYLELALKTLNKLEFKKIRGLKTILLDSTAIIIDLKFNGKYISKQTCLDKDYKRGFSTSKGHYAGFQMTIAVEHETLRPLAILIYPGSPNDAKIFDKIMYELKRRRLLRKGQLVIADKGFYSACNYLTGINKYKIVPLVFPRKKPTLEVLKDKIINPLDYFNYENKSGTIYQELRNRLFELLPKWEDSRRTRWKIEKVFEFLKENLGLGHIHAYTKRSVYKKAYLNVLLLGILISNGQNEIKEIYTMQNFT
- the pyrB gene encoding aspartate carbamoyltransferase gives rise to the protein MGFNLKNIISIKDFSKRDIEYILKLAEEMEPIARSKEKSNALSGSILGMLFYEASTRTRLSFETAIKRLGGSTVGFAEAGTSSVTKGENLTDTVRIVGEYTDALVIRHNMEGTARYVAEMVDVPVINAGDGAGQHPTQTLLDLYTMKRILGDIEELHVALVGDLKYGRTVHSLSYALAMFGAKMSFVSPPELKMPREVLHDLAAAGVSVQETEDIRDVLNYADVLYVTRIQKERFPDPQEYLKIKGAYTIDSKILKGSEAIVMHPLPRVDEISHDLDNTPYGRYFQQAFYGVPVRMALLKSIIK
- a CDS encoding tRNA (adenine-N1)-methyltransferase, whose product is MKILVNEKGKKFLIGTDDLHTDHGYIKKEEIGSSNPGDVLKTHLGREFRVLKANINDYIELMDRRCSIILPKDLGVMTAYTGLGYGQRVVEAGTGAGAATIFMANVVGETGHVYSYELREDFSQIAEKNVKGFGLENVTLKCQDVVEGIDEEDVDLVFLDLPKPWEVVEHARDALKSGGYLAAYTPYIDQVKLLNRILKKRSFSNLKSLECLVREIEVKDKGVRPKTRMTGHTGYLTFGRKI
- a CDS encoding DEAD/DEAH box helicase, which gives rise to MVGNKHQKETRPSTKTVRWIQHPLIEPAKIEARLYQQILAANVLKKGNTMIVAPTALGKTIVAALVSADRLRKYPDSKILLLAPTKPLVVQHEESFREFLKSTTNSLTGAVKVEERIKRWEESQIICATPQTIESDIIAGRYSLENVSLLIFDECHRGTGSYSYVFLAQRYTKQAKNRLILGLTASPGGDEEKINQVCENLFIKEVVVKNEDDTDVKPYFNPIEVEWIKVDLKKEQLAIKNHLDVVLKNRLKGLKKLGVLRSIQQVSKKDILRARGKVQNRMSRSATPPRECLLAISMLTAVFSVMHSLELLETQGMSNLYSYFQRMRQKKTRAAQGLLKDENFKAAVNLTRQAHQNNLEHPKMGKLIEILKEAREDKQQVIVFSQYRDTVNQIHDRCQKEGINAVKFFGQASREKEKGLTQKEQTEIIKAFRMKTYQVLVSTSVAEEGIDIPSVDLVVLYEPVPSEIRMIQRRGRTGRANKGRMIVLITKNTRDESFYYSSMHRERKMKKQLANGFTQPEKPLIANDEDVKVLDRKNTNNADSQDEGKDNKLVVYVDHREAMSGVTRELSNLEVSVEPSSLLVGDYQISSDVVVERKSTKDFVSSLIDKRLYKQAQELVENFSKPVIILEGQDLYSSGLHPNAIRGALASLAVDFNIPIIPTRNPEDTAAMIHRLAIRELDRGSKEVQIQTERKPLTLQEQQLFIVESLPNVGPVNARRLLKEFESVEGVFNATTDDLIRVSGIGRIKARNIREIIESKYSDTSKYSPEQLTEDKPIINGKNKPENEYKLENTKK
- a CDS encoding aconitase X codes for the protein MYLTREEEKMYSGEYGPAVEKSMEILVALGDIYGADGMVEIVSAQISGVSYKTVGDVGLEYLEDLAGEGAQVVVPSTLNPAGVDLDQWKELGFPAEFTKKQLLIVEAYRKMGISTTCTCTPYLVGNVPPLGSHIAWSESSAVCYGNSVLGARTNREGGPGALSAAICGRTPNYGYHLDEGRVPHLLVEVETSLNGADYGALGYLVGKAVGNGIPYFKLVDEQQKKPQVNQLKALGAALASSGAVALFHMENTTPESPEAMPYTKNLEKLTVTREDVDDTRGKLSTSQKPDLVCLGCPHASLEEIKEVALKLDGKKLANQLWVCTSISVKAASDRMGYTRIIEEAGGHVVCDTCMVVAPIEYMGFKVIGVDSAKAANYVPSMCGLDVVFDEWENLIAIKK